A genomic segment from Plasmodium coatneyi strain Hackeri chromosome 1, complete sequence encodes:
- a CDS encoding Mannose-6-phosphate isomerase, with the protein MKTRKLCINECIPYVQKYEWGEGKDGMVYDVMKNILKENYDLVKKDIHKVEYIKEYMPNPEEEKRKKKEEEKRRKKEEQLKKKKEQEEKKRKKEEEKRKKKEEQKRKKKGEASAAPDQVITGVDIAPENVSPEDKSKESEQNSSNGKDDVKTNDEAEPKYAELWIGNHEKGPNLVLYKNNFIKIEKFLQIYEAKEKKKGKISKYFSKKNENAKDKDKNKGKDKDKNKKNSTKSEDVNAIRDKEADGKRHSDTEISSLNNYSLYEKYDIVKEDIDKNTLFPYLFKLLSISKPLSIQIHPNEVQTLYLNTLNPNLYKDKVFKTEMCVCINSMSLLCGFMNIFKIAFLVTRVRELHDFFLKRENPRGGSSETGSGGSCNEEPVQGSPSVEQSKDIFHLFDLFHTQKNEHVEELMRMLARIYIYIINYSLKRGSTQTYDVLSVVDNYAECIQKYVFDEGFFAGFYRNKKFLEQNINLGNLIKVEKEKLQNSGDGRGVSSDDEEEDEVLEEQLEVDVKGGVEVGSKAQLQGESMVSVSTSCEDPEAKRTNRQAKKKNKGVPLNAEGGAEVKGKVEMNGDIKREVNDVVKVDGAVRSDKKQDLQCASQPTSRKKIQSFYEHVFKYLTYRTMLVEGDLLNKCLNDIEAKNEKYKSYLKEKELLKKSPEEIYADVCKKKNYKDVQAETENFIISNIFDIFYNISKFYPNDGGRIFIFILQQLNLKDGDVVYIKPGVIHSYISGHCLECMTNSDLVIRGGLTNKEVDKLNFIKYVNYKRNFPIILEKEFINYNIISYSYYKLKHFRILFLTVRPGESVTFLFSEVSFTSCIVLSSNRTVKIKGRKNEKKKASIKGVKKGSVFFIAPSIHVTLANFYKSEADGDKELVLYCATS; encoded by the coding sequence TATGTGCAAAAGTACGAGTGGGGGGAGGGTAAAGACGGGATGGTTTACGACGTGATGAAGAATATACTGAAGGAGAATTACGATTTGGTGAAAAAGGACATCCATAAGGTGGAATACATAAAGGAGTACATGCCGAATCCTGAAgaggagaagaggaagaaaaaagaggaagaaaagaggaggaagaaagaggagcagctgaagaagaagaaagagcaggaggagaagaaaaggaagaaagaggaggaaaaaagaaagaagaaagaggagcagaagagaaagaagaaaggggaggCGTCTGCAGCGCCGGACCAAGTGATCACCGGGGTGGACATTGCCCCCGAGAATGTCTCACCAGAGGATAAGAGCAAGGAAAGCGAACAAAACAGCAGCAACGGTAAAGATGACGTCAAAACAAATGATGAAGCGGAGCCAAAGTATGCAGAGCTCTGGATTGGAAACCACGAAAAGGGTCCCAACTTAGTActgtacaaaaataattttataaaaatcgaaaaatttctacaaatatatgaagcgaaggaaaaaaaaaaagggaaaatttcaaaatatttttccaaaaaaaatgaaaacgcgAAGGATAAGGATAAGAATAAGGGTAAGGATAAggataagaataaaaagaactCAACCAAGTCGGAAGATGTTAATGCCATTCGGGACAAGGAAGCTGATGGGAAGAGACACTCAGACACTGAAATTTCCTCATTGAATAATTATTCCTTGTACGAAAAGTACGATATTGTAAAGGAAGACATTGATAAGAACACGCTCTTTCCCTATTTGTTTAAGTTGCTGTCCATTTCGAAGCCCCTGAGCATACAGATTCACCCAAACGAAGTGCAGACCCTGTATCTGAATACACTGAATCCAAATCTTTACAAGGACAAAGTATTCAAAACGGAAATGTGCGTCTGTATTAATTCCATGAGTTTACTGTGCGGttttatgaatatttttaaaattgcctTTTTAGTGACCAGAGTGCGGGAGTTGCACGATTTTTTCCTGAAGCGGGAGAATCCACGTGGAGGTAGCAGCGAAACTGGCAGTGGTGGTAGCTGCAATGAGGAACCTGTGCAGGGCAGCCCCTCGGTTGAACAGTCAAAAGATATCTTTCATCTGTTCGACCTGTTCCACACGCAGAAGAATGAGCACGTGGAGGAGCTCATGAGGATGTTGGCGCGTATTTACATCTACATAATTAACTACTCCCTGAAGAGGGGAAGCACGCAGACCTACGACGTCCTCTCGGTGGTCGACAACTACGCGGAATGCATCCAGAAGTACGTGTTCGATGAAGGGTTCTTTGCGGGGTTCTACAGAAATAAGAAATTTTTGGAGCAGAATATAAACCTGGGAAATTTGATAAAggtggagaaggagaagctgCAAAACAGCGGTGATGGTAGGGGGGTTTCATcggatgatgaggaggaagacgaagtACTGGAGGAGCAACTAGAAGTGGATGTCAAAGGGGGGGTAGAAGTGGGCAGTAAAGCGCAGTTACAGGGGGAGAGCATGGTTTCAGTTTCGACTTCGTGTGAAGACCCCGAGGCGAAGCGCACCAACCGACaggcgaagaagaaaaacaaggGAGTGCCATTGAATGCGGAAGGGGGAGCAGAGGTTAAGGGTAAGGTTGAGATGAATGGTGATATTAAGCGTGAGGTTAACGATGTTGTTAAGGTGGATGGTGCGGTTCGCTCAGACAAGAAGCAGGATTTACAGTGCGCTTCGCAGCCTACGAGCAGAAAGAAAATCCAATCCTTTTATGAGCACGTTTTCAAGTACCTAACGTATCGAACGATGTTAGTGGAAGGGGATTTGTTGAACAAGTGTCTTAATGACATCGAAgcgaagaatgaaaaatataagtcctatttgaaggaaaaggaattgttgaaaaaaagCCCAGAAGAAATTTATGCGGATGtgtgtaagaaaaaaaattacaaagatgtTCAGGCAGAAACGGAGAATTTTATTATAAGTAATATTTTTGATATTTTCTATAACATATCAAAGTTCTATCCAAATGATGGGGGaagaatttttatatttattttacaaCAACTGAATTTGAAGGATGGAGATGTGGTGTATATAAAACCAGGAGTTATTCATTCGTACATTTCTGGGCACTGTCTGGAATGCATGACTAACTCTGATCTGGTCATCCGAGGAGGACTCACCAACAAGGAGGTAGACAAATTGAACTTTATCAAATATGTGAATTATAAGAGAAACTTTCCCATTATTCTAGAGAAGGAATTCATTAACTATAATATTATATCTTATAGTTACTACAAGCTGAAGCATTTtcgaattttatttttgacgGTTCGACCAGGGGAGAGTGtcacctttttattttctgaaGTGAGTTTTACGTCATGCATCGTTTTGTCTAGCAATCGGACTGTTAAAATTAAGGGCAGGaagaatgagaagaaaaaggccAGCATTAAGGGCGTGAAGAAGGgctctgttttttttattgcaccCAGCATTCACGTCACCTTGGCGAACTTTTACAAGTCGGAGGCCGACGGGGATAAGGAGCTCGTCCTGTACTGTGCCACGTCGTGA